Proteins from a single region of Streptomyces spectabilis:
- a CDS encoding YbjN domain-containing protein: MGDVAAGETPGAVIERFLADAELDWESPEPGSYVVKLPGTRKLSTTLSLRVGRHSLSLNAFVVRHPDENHEAVHRWLLERNLRLYGVGYAIDPLGDVYVTGKLPLAAVTPDELDRLLGSVLEAADGSFNTLLELGFATAIRKEYAWRVARGESTRNLDAFTHLTQPRPTTAE, from the coding sequence ATGGGTGACGTTGCTGCCGGTGAGACACCTGGTGCGGTGATCGAGCGGTTCCTGGCCGACGCCGAGCTCGACTGGGAGTCCCCCGAGCCGGGTTCGTACGTGGTCAAGCTCCCCGGCACCCGCAAGCTCTCCACGACGCTCTCCCTGCGCGTGGGCAGGCACTCCCTCTCCCTGAACGCCTTCGTGGTCCGCCACCCCGACGAGAACCACGAGGCGGTCCACCGCTGGCTCCTGGAGCGCAACCTCCGCCTGTACGGCGTGGGCTACGCGATCGACCCCCTGGGCGACGTCTACGTCACCGGCAAGCTCCCGCTCGCCGCCGTCACCCCCGACGAGCTGGACCGCCTCCTCGGCTCCGTCCTGGAAGCGGCGGACGGCTCCTTCAACACCCTCCTGGAACTGGGCTTCGCGACGGCGATCCGCAAGGAGTACGCCTGGCGCGTCGCCCGCGGCGAATCGACCCGCAACCTGGACGCCTTCACCCACCTCACCCAGCCCCGCCCCACCACCGCGGAGTAG
- a CDS encoding class I SAM-dependent methyltransferase: MSSRALRTPSSAARPVGTVTRGTTNPNRLRRMDRWIAAAHGAALRRAADPLAVDLGYGAAPWTAVELLLRLRTAAPHARVVGIEIDPARVAAARPYEREGLSFRHGGFEVPLPARPVLIRAANVLRQYDEGDVGAVWERLCARLAPDGLLVEGTCDEIGRRHVWVALGPEGPRTVTFAARLASLERPSDLAERLPKALIHRNVPGEPVHAFLRDFDRAWAAAAPYASYGARQRWIRAVRDLRADWPVVDRGTRWRQGEVTVRWEALAPRGA; the protein is encoded by the coding sequence ATGTCCTCCCGCGCACTTCGCACCCCCTCTTCCGCGGCTCGCCCCGTGGGAACCGTCACGCGCGGGACGACCAACCCCAACCGGCTGCGCCGCATGGACCGCTGGATCGCCGCCGCCCACGGCGCCGCGCTGCGCCGCGCCGCCGACCCGCTCGCCGTCGACCTGGGCTACGGCGCCGCCCCCTGGACCGCCGTCGAGCTGCTCCTGAGGCTGCGCACCGCCGCCCCGCACGCGCGCGTGGTGGGCATCGAGATCGACCCGGCACGGGTGGCGGCGGCGCGCCCGTACGAGCGCGAAGGGCTCTCCTTCCGGCACGGCGGCTTCGAAGTGCCGCTGCCCGCGCGCCCGGTCCTCATCCGCGCCGCGAACGTGCTGCGCCAGTACGACGAGGGCGACGTCGGCGCCGTCTGGGAGCGGCTGTGCGCGCGGCTCGCCCCCGACGGGCTGCTCGTCGAGGGGACCTGCGATGAGATCGGGCGGCGGCACGTGTGGGTCGCGCTCGGCCCCGAGGGCCCGCGCACGGTGACCTTCGCGGCCCGGCTCGCCTCCCTGGAGCGCCCCTCCGACCTGGCCGAGCGGCTGCCCAAGGCGCTGATCCACCGGAACGTGCCGGGCGAGCCGGTGCACGCCTTCCTGCGCGACTTCGACCGGGCGTGGGCGGCGGCCGCCCCGTACGCGTCGTACGGGGCGCGGCAGCGGTGGATCCGGGCGGTGCGCGACCTGCGGGCGGACTGGCCGGTCGTGGACCGCGGCACGCGCTGGCGGCAGGGCGAAGTGACGGTGCGCTGGGAGGCGCTCGCGCCCCGCGGGGCGTGA
- a CDS encoding PP2C family protein-serine/threonine phosphatase: MPVPIPRQRAIPAAEGGQAPAAATPDASPDGSGRTGGPGGPGTTGSPGLTLLLVEDDPGGSLSLPELVDSAGRPIRIRTARNLTEVERLLTDDVHCILLDLALPDGPDAAHGTDRTPADADELTPLRHVLRLAPRHAVLALTTSGDAERGARAVRVGAQDYLFRDELDGRLLSRAIQYAVERKRADAAQRQLTESRLRAQENARLERGLLPTPLLEGSPLRFASRYRPGRSRALLGGDFYDTVRTPDGSVHVMIGDVCGHGPDEAALGVELRIAWRALTFAGLVGDELLSTLQKVLEHERANEEIFATLCTVDIAPDGRRAGLCLAGHPSPLIARPGHPAELLPYDNGGPALGLLPRARWPRQQVQLGGTWSLMLYTDGLIEGRIGQGNQRLGQDGMVEMVRRKLAAGLRGDELLEAAVTEVRELNGGELTDDVAVLLLDRETGRER; this comes from the coding sequence ATGCCCGTACCCATACCGCGGCAGAGAGCGATCCCGGCCGCGGAAGGCGGTCAGGCCCCGGCGGCGGCGACGCCCGACGCCTCCCCGGACGGCTCCGGCCGCACCGGCGGCCCGGGCGGCCCCGGCACCACCGGAAGCCCCGGGCTCACCCTGCTGCTCGTCGAGGACGACCCGGGCGGCTCCCTGAGCCTGCCCGAGCTCGTGGACTCCGCGGGCCGCCCCATACGCATCCGCACCGCCCGCAACCTCACCGAGGTCGAGCGGCTGCTCACGGACGACGTGCACTGCATCCTGCTCGACCTCGCCCTGCCCGACGGGCCCGACGCGGCGCACGGGACGGACCGGACGCCCGCCGACGCCGACGAACTGACCCCGCTCCGGCACGTCCTTCGCCTCGCGCCCCGGCACGCCGTCCTCGCCCTGACCACGTCCGGCGACGCCGAGCGCGGCGCGCGGGCGGTGCGGGTCGGCGCCCAGGACTATCTGTTCCGCGACGAGCTGGACGGCCGGCTCCTGAGCCGCGCGATCCAGTACGCGGTGGAGCGCAAGCGCGCGGACGCCGCGCAGCGCCAGCTCACCGAGTCCCGCCTGCGCGCACAGGAGAACGCCCGCCTGGAGCGGGGCCTGCTGCCGACGCCGCTGCTCGAAGGGTCACCGCTGCGGTTCGCCTCGCGCTACCGCCCCGGCCGCTCCCGCGCGCTGCTCGGCGGCGACTTCTACGACACGGTGCGCACCCCGGACGGCTCGGTGCACGTGATGATCGGCGACGTCTGCGGCCACGGCCCCGACGAGGCGGCGCTCGGCGTGGAGCTGCGCATAGCCTGGCGGGCCCTGACGTTCGCGGGCCTGGTCGGCGACGAGCTGCTGTCCACGCTGCAGAAGGTCCTGGAGCACGAGCGGGCGAACGAGGAGATCTTCGCGACCCTGTGCACGGTCGACATCGCGCCGGACGGCCGCCGGGCGGGCCTGTGCCTGGCCGGTCACCCGTCGCCGCTGATCGCCCGCCCCGGCCACCCGGCCGAACTGCTGCCGTACGACAACGGCGGCCCGGCGCTCGGGCTGCTGCCGCGCGCCCGCTGGCCGCGCCAGCAGGTGCAGCTCGGCGGGACCTGGAGCCTGATGCTCTACACGGACGGCCTGATCGAGGGCCGGATCGGCCAGGGCAACCAGCGGCTCGGCCAGGACGGGATGGTGGAGATGGTGCGCCGCAAGCTCGCGGCGGGCCTGCGCGGCGACGAGCTCCTGGAGGCGGCCGTGACCGAGGTGCGGGAGCTCAACGGCGGCGAACTGACGGACGACGTGGCCGTGCTGCTCCTCGACCGCGAGACGGGCCGCGAGCGCTGA
- a CDS encoding MDR family MFS transporter — MPLTAARRAVKESVSGLPPAFWWLWTSTLVNRLGAFVSTFLAIYLTLEQGYSATYAGLVAALHGLGGVVSSLGAGVLTDRLGRRPTLLIAQTSTGLSVALLGFMTHPVAIAAVAFLVGMASNASRPAVQAMMADIVRPEDRVRAFSLNFWAINLGFAISSAAAGFIASYSYLAGFLLEAAMTLACAAVIFVKLPESRPAPVEGEAGDEPEAGLGTVLRDGRFMGVVGLSFLVALIFQQAYVGLPVAMGEAGFKPSDYGIAIAFNGVMIVLLQIPVTRFIEHRDPQRLLVISSLVAGYGFGLTAFAGSVGLITLTVCLWTLAEIVNAPTQTGLVVRLSPTHARGRYQGMYTMSWAVAALAAPLISGSVIDRLGADWLWGFCAVVGTVAALGYWGLMRNLPEPVAHESGPRPPAATEKAGRSEKADATG, encoded by the coding sequence ATGCCGCTCACCGCCGCAAGACGCGCCGTGAAGGAATCCGTGTCGGGGCTGCCCCCGGCGTTCTGGTGGCTGTGGACCAGCACCCTGGTGAACCGCCTCGGCGCCTTCGTGTCCACGTTCCTGGCGATCTACCTGACCCTGGAACAGGGCTACTCGGCCACGTACGCGGGCCTCGTCGCGGCCCTGCACGGGCTCGGCGGCGTCGTCTCCTCGCTCGGCGCGGGCGTCCTGACCGACCGCCTCGGACGGCGGCCCACGCTGCTCATCGCGCAGACGTCCACGGGTCTGTCCGTGGCGCTGCTCGGCTTCATGACCCACCCGGTGGCCATCGCGGCGGTGGCCTTCCTCGTGGGCATGGCCAGCAACGCCTCGCGCCCCGCCGTGCAGGCGATGATGGCCGACATCGTCCGGCCCGAGGACCGCGTCCGCGCGTTCTCGCTCAACTTCTGGGCCATCAACCTCGGCTTCGCCATCTCCTCGGCGGCCGCGGGCTTCATCGCCTCGTACAGCTACCTCGCGGGCTTCCTCCTGGAGGCCGCGATGACGCTCGCGTGCGCGGCCGTCATCTTCGTGAAGCTGCCGGAGTCGCGGCCCGCGCCCGTCGAGGGGGAGGCGGGCGACGAGCCGGAGGCCGGGCTCGGCACGGTGCTGCGGGACGGGCGCTTCATGGGCGTCGTCGGGCTCTCCTTCCTGGTCGCGCTGATCTTCCAGCAGGCGTACGTGGGACTGCCGGTGGCGATGGGCGAGGCGGGCTTCAAGCCGAGCGACTACGGCATCGCGATCGCCTTCAACGGCGTCATGATCGTGCTGTTGCAGATCCCGGTGACACGATTCATCGAACACCGGGACCCGCAGCGCCTGTTGGTGATCTCCTCGCTCGTGGCGGGCTACGGCTTCGGCCTCACGGCGTTCGCCGGATCGGTCGGCCTCATCACCCTCACGGTGTGCCTGTGGACGCTCGCCGAGATCGTCAACGCCCCCACCCAGACGGGCCTGGTCGTCCGCCTCTCGCCGACGCACGCGCGCGGCCGCTACCAGGGCATGTACACCATGTCCTGGGCGGTGGCGGCGCTCGCGGCCCCGCTGATCTCCGGCTCCGTCATCGACCGCCTGGGCGCGGACTGGCTGTGGGGCTTCTGCGCGGTCGTGGGCACGGTCGCGGCCCTCGGGTACTGGGGCCTGATGCGGAACCTCCCGGAGCCGGTGGCGCACGAGAGCGGGCCGCGGCCCCCGGCCGCCACGGAGAAGGCGGGGCGGTCCGAGAAGGCCGACGCCACCGGCTGA
- a CDS encoding C40 family peptidase, whose product MDPPMDLRWGWSVSGKRYSTATAMALICAAAVLAAPGTAFASPAEPTPPGPPTPAGDTPLEQVRKQIDRLYREAGTATDAYNAAEEKADKQSRQIVRLARDIDKGQRKLDRLKAQAGAAARAQYRSGGIPDQARLMLSDSPERFLDGAGRLRQGQHGTKSLLTEMARTQADLKTYAKDASAQWRKLEAGRKAKAEAKRKIKQKIAAAEKLESRLEKKERERLRRLEEEAALKQQSAWVGSGILKDLKGDATARGRKAVAFATAQIGKPYVWGAEGPKSYDCSGLTSKAWAAAGRGIPRTSQEQWKRLPHIDVKNMRPGDLIIYHKDASHVGMYVGDGAIVHAPRPGRNVTIAGAGSMEILGVVRPDS is encoded by the coding sequence ATGGATCCACCGATGGATCTGCGGTGGGGGTGGAGCGTGTCCGGCAAGCGGTACTCGACGGCGACAGCCATGGCTCTGATCTGCGCGGCGGCGGTGCTCGCCGCACCGGGCACGGCGTTCGCGAGCCCGGCCGAGCCCACCCCGCCCGGCCCGCCGACGCCCGCCGGGGACACACCACTTGAGCAGGTCCGCAAGCAGATCGACCGGCTCTACCGCGAAGCGGGCACGGCCACCGACGCGTACAACGCGGCGGAGGAGAAGGCCGACAAGCAGTCCAGGCAGATCGTCCGCCTCGCCCGCGACATCGACAAGGGCCAGCGGAAGCTGGACCGGCTCAAGGCCCAGGCCGGCGCCGCCGCCCGCGCGCAGTACCGCAGCGGCGGCATCCCGGACCAGGCCCGGCTGATGCTGAGCGACAGCCCCGAGCGGTTCCTGGACGGCGCGGGCCGGCTGCGCCAGGGCCAGCACGGCACGAAGTCGCTGCTCACGGAGATGGCCAGGACCCAGGCCGATCTGAAGACGTACGCCAAGGACGCCTCCGCCCAGTGGCGCAAGCTGGAGGCGGGCCGCAAGGCCAAGGCCGAGGCGAAGCGGAAGATCAAGCAGAAGATCGCCGCCGCCGAGAAACTGGAGTCGCGCCTGGAGAAGAAGGAGCGCGAGCGGCTGCGCCGCCTTGAGGAGGAGGCCGCCCTCAAGCAGCAGTCGGCGTGGGTCGGCTCCGGGATACTCAAGGACCTCAAGGGCGACGCGACCGCGCGCGGCAGGAAGGCCGTCGCCTTCGCCACCGCCCAGATCGGCAAGCCGTACGTGTGGGGCGCCGAGGGCCCGAAGTCGTACGACTGCTCGGGGCTCACGTCCAAGGCCTGGGCGGCCGCGGGCCGCGGCATCCCGCGCACCTCGCAGGAGCAGTGGAAGCGCCTGCCGCACATCGACGTGAAGAACATGCGCCCCGGCGACCTGATCATCTACCACAAGGACGCCAGCCACGTGGGGATGTACGTGGGCGACGGCGCCATCGTGCACGCCCCCCGACCGGGGCGGAACGTGACGATCGCGGGCGCGGGCTCGATGGAGATCCTCGGGGTCGTACGCCCGGACAGCTGA
- a CDS encoding DUF2516 family protein → MQGFANFMWLLSLALILFSGFALIDAAVRREDAYRAADKKTKPFWLIILGLAFVVNLIFNILSFLPIIGLVATIVYMVDVRPALRQVMGGGGGRRGSSSDGPYGPYNGGR, encoded by the coding sequence ATGCAGGGGTTCGCGAACTTCATGTGGCTGCTGTCGCTTGCCCTGATCCTGTTCAGCGGATTCGCGCTCATCGACGCCGCCGTCCGGCGGGAGGACGCCTATCGGGCGGCCGACAAGAAGACCAAGCCGTTCTGGCTGATCATCCTCGGTCTCGCCTTCGTGGTGAACCTGATCTTCAACATCCTGTCGTTCCTGCCGATCATCGGCCTCGTCGCCACGATCGTGTACATGGTCGACGTACGCCCCGCGCTGCGCCAGGTCATGGGCGGGGGCGGCGGCCGCCGCGGCTCCAGCAGCGACGGTCCGTACGGCCCGTACAACGGCGGGCGGTGA
- a CDS encoding phosphoglyceromutase translates to MADAPYKLILLRHGESEWNAKNLFTGWVDVNLNEKGEKEAVRGGELLKDAGLLPDVVHTSLQKRAIRTAQLALESADRHWIPVHRSWRLNERHYGALQGKDKAQTLAEFGEEQFMLWRRSYDTPPPALEDGTEFSQSGDPRYASIPPELRPRTECLKDVVVRMLPYWYDGIVPDLLAGRTVLVAAHGNSLRALVKHLDGISDADIAGLNIPTGIPLAYDLDAAFKPLNPGGTYLDPEAAKAAIEAVKNQGKKK, encoded by the coding sequence ATGGCCGACGCACCGTACAAGCTGATCCTCCTCCGCCACGGCGAGAGCGAATGGAACGCGAAGAACCTGTTCACCGGCTGGGTGGACGTCAACCTCAACGAGAAGGGCGAGAAGGAGGCGGTCCGCGGCGGCGAGCTGCTCAAGGACGCGGGCCTGCTGCCCGACGTCGTCCACACGTCGCTCCAGAAGCGCGCCATCCGCACGGCCCAGCTCGCGCTGGAGTCCGCGGACCGCCACTGGATCCCCGTCCACCGCAGCTGGCGTCTGAACGAGCGCCACTACGGCGCCCTCCAGGGCAAGGACAAGGCCCAGACCCTCGCCGAGTTCGGCGAGGAGCAGTTCATGCTCTGGCGCCGCTCGTACGACACCCCGCCGCCCGCCCTCGAGGACGGCACCGAGTTCTCCCAGTCGGGCGACCCGCGCTACGCCTCCATCCCGCCGGAGCTGCGCCCCCGCACGGAGTGTCTGAAGGACGTCGTCGTCCGCATGCTCCCCTACTGGTACGACGGCATCGTCCCCGACCTCCTGGCCGGCCGCACCGTCCTGGTAGCCGCGCACGGCAACTCGCTGCGCGCCCTGGTCAAGCACCTCGACGGCATCTCCGACGCCGACATCGCGGGCCTGAACATCCCCACCGGCATCCCGCTCGCCTACGACCTGGACGCCGCCTTCAAGCCGCTGAACCCGGGCGGCACCTACCTCGACCCGGAGGCCGCGAAGGCCGCGATCGAGGCCGTGAAGAACCAGGGCAAGAAGAAGTAG
- the mshA gene encoding D-inositol-3-phosphate glycosyltransferase — MSHYVTRLGRRLPAAPAAPARLRLPGSPRRPRRVAMLSVHTSPLHQPGTGDAGGMNVYIVELAKRLAEINIEVEIFTRATTGALPPTVELAPGVLVRHVDAGPYEGLAKEELPAQLCAFTHGVMLAWAGQRPGHYDLVHSHYWLSGHVGWLAAERWGTPLVHAMHTMAKVKNAALAAGDTPEPSARVIGETQIVRAADRLIANTSEEADELVRHYDAEPGNVAVVHPGVNLDRFRPGDGRAAARHRLGLPQDALVPLFAGRIQPLKAPDVLLRAVAVLLDERPELRRRIVVPIVGGPSGSGLAKPEGLQKLAARLGIADVVRFQPPVGQDQLADWFRAASLLVMPSYSESFGLVAIEAQAAGTPVLAAAVGGLPVAVRDGVTGFLIPDHEPAHYARVLRDFADAPHLVDRMGAAAARHAESFGWGTAASATADVYTAAMHDHRRRVPSHHG, encoded by the coding sequence GTGAGCCACTACGTGACCAGGCTCGGGCGTCGTCTCCCAGCGGCCCCTGCGGCACCCGCCCGGCTTCGCCTCCCCGGCTCGCCCCGCCGCCCGCGGCGCGTCGCCATGCTCAGCGTGCACACCTCACCGCTGCACCAGCCCGGCACCGGCGACGCGGGCGGCATGAACGTCTACATCGTGGAGCTCGCCAAGCGCCTCGCCGAGATCAACATCGAGGTCGAGATCTTCACCCGCGCCACCACGGGAGCGCTGCCGCCCACCGTCGAGCTGGCTCCCGGCGTCCTCGTGCGCCACGTGGACGCCGGGCCCTACGAGGGCCTGGCCAAGGAGGAGCTTCCCGCCCAGCTGTGCGCCTTCACGCACGGCGTCATGCTCGCCTGGGCGGGCCAACGCCCCGGCCACTACGACCTCGTCCACTCGCACTACTGGCTCAGCGGCCACGTCGGCTGGCTCGCCGCCGAGCGCTGGGGCACCCCGCTCGTGCACGCCATGCACACCATGGCCAAGGTCAAGAACGCGGCGCTCGCCGCGGGCGACACCCCCGAGCCCTCCGCCCGCGTCATCGGCGAGACCCAGATCGTGCGCGCCGCCGACCGGCTCATCGCCAACACCTCCGAAGAGGCCGACGAACTCGTACGGCACTACGACGCCGAGCCCGGCAACGTCGCCGTGGTCCACCCCGGCGTCAACCTCGACCGCTTCCGGCCCGGCGACGGCCGGGCCGCCGCCCGCCACCGCCTGGGCCTGCCGCAGGACGCCCTCGTCCCGCTCTTCGCGGGCCGCATCCAGCCCCTGAAGGCCCCGGACGTGCTGCTGCGCGCGGTGGCCGTCCTCCTCGACGAGCGCCCCGAGCTGCGCCGCCGCATCGTCGTCCCCATCGTCGGCGGCCCGAGCGGCAGCGGCCTCGCCAAGCCGGAGGGGCTGCAGAAGCTGGCCGCCCGCCTGGGCATCGCGGACGTGGTCCGCTTCCAGCCCCCGGTCGGCCAGGACCAGCTCGCCGACTGGTTCCGCGCGGCGTCCCTGCTCGTCATGCCCTCCTACAGCGAGTCGTTCGGGCTCGTCGCCATCGAGGCGCAGGCCGCGGGCACGCCGGTCCTCGCGGCGGCGGTGGGCGGCCTGCCGGTCGCGGTGCGCGACGGCGTCACCGGCTTCCTGATCCCCGATCACGAACCGGCCCACTACGCGCGCGTGCTGCGCGACTTCGCCGACGCCCCCCACCTCGTCGACCGCATGGGCGCGGCGGCCGCCCGGCACGCCGAGTCCTTCGGCTGGGGCACGGCGGCGTCGGCCACGGCGGACGTGTACACCGCGGCGATGCACGACCACCGCCGTCGCGTACCCTCGCACCATGGGTGA
- a CDS encoding helix-turn-helix domain-containing protein, with amino-acid sequence MPTVVDPSLNRRKLRLALKAARDKRGLTQREAADTLEWSLSKLIRIEAGTVSLSVTDLRAMLHEYGVDDPGVVAELEEAARGSKGQSWWTDYKDVISQPFTQYLGYESAATDIRGYHPSLIPGHLQTADYITALFEVGQPISKAQQRIDLRLARQERIFQEGGPRVEMILDEAALRRQVGGPAVMRRQLAFLKELITEGRAILRVLPFTAGAHDSLDSSFFLLGFQDDEDVLYVAGPGGVSTIRDDREIVARYQECFEDLRSKALPEEDSAALIDGLIEQFQRT; translated from the coding sequence ATGCCCACGGTCGTGGACCCGAGCCTCAATCGCCGCAAGCTGCGTCTCGCCCTCAAGGCGGCACGTGACAAACGCGGTCTGACTCAGCGCGAGGCGGCGGACACTCTGGAGTGGTCGCTGTCGAAGCTCATCCGCATCGAAGCGGGCACGGTGAGCCTCTCGGTCACGGACCTGCGCGCGATGCTCCACGAGTACGGAGTCGACGACCCAGGCGTCGTCGCCGAGCTGGAAGAGGCCGCCCGGGGCAGCAAGGGCCAGTCCTGGTGGACGGATTACAAGGACGTCATCAGCCAGCCGTTCACCCAGTACCTGGGCTATGAGAGCGCGGCGACGGACATCCGCGGCTATCACCCGAGCCTGATCCCCGGACACCTGCAGACCGCGGACTACATCACCGCGCTTTTCGAGGTCGGCCAGCCCATCTCCAAAGCCCAGCAGCGCATCGACCTCCGTCTGGCCCGGCAGGAGCGGATCTTCCAAGAGGGCGGCCCCCGAGTGGAGATGATCCTGGACGAGGCGGCGTTGCGCCGCCAGGTCGGCGGGCCGGCGGTCATGCGCCGCCAACTGGCCTTCCTGAAAGAGCTGATCACGGAGGGCAGGGCCATCCTGCGTGTCCTGCCCTTCACTGCGGGTGCTCACGACAGCTTGGACAGCAGTTTCTTCCTGCTGGGTTTCCAGGACGACGAGGACGTCCTCTACGTGGCGGGCCCCGGCGGCGTGTCCACGATCCGGGACGACCGCGAGATCGTGGCCCGCTATCAGGAGTGCTTCGAGGACTTGCGGAGCAAAGCGCTCCCCGAGGAGGACTCCGCAGCATTGATCGACGGCCTCATCGAACAATTCCAGCGCACCTGA
- a CDS encoding glycosyl hydrolase family 28-related protein: MADLSRRGVLAGAAAVAAAVATGPAAAAAPRPAELWREFAGNPYGHPQIPYVGRAGYRGGARRFRRPRAVFPVRHYGARPGAGADAAPAINRALAAAGRAGGGTVQLGPGAYRIDDVLRIAHDGVVLRGAGSGRTTLVATRHLTELIGPYGSRYGGDKSSWSWAGGLIWLCPQQRWDSLVAAIRAEDWPFEGWTGNKRDQWRALTAVSPARRGDRSVRVTDPARVRPGDLVLLRLSDDRGHTLLEHMAGGGPGPEAYVWDDKTKLTSYVPYEWPVRVAGVRGREVALERPLPLDVRPEWEPLLTTHVTALTGSGVEGLTLEAVRTPQSPHLLDKGFNGVTFQCAYDCWADDVRVRHVDNGFGLVAASACTLRRTSVGGRGAHHPYFCREGSHDNLIEDFRIERRTVPAPAGTQLHGINVEGLSSYNVWSRGHMETGTFDTHRGMPFANVRTEIVVTNDGRHGGDASAGPLYGARFTHWNVTVVNQRAGLVKIDGIAPYSATVGISHVREFDQIDVPDFSGELNSRIEAYGSPAAVRPRNLYEAQRALER, from the coding sequence ATGGCCGACCTCAGCAGACGCGGTGTCCTGGCGGGAGCCGCCGCCGTCGCGGCCGCCGTCGCGACCGGGCCCGCAGCGGCCGCGGCGCCCCGACCGGCCGAGCTGTGGCGGGAGTTCGCCGGGAATCCGTACGGGCACCCGCAGATCCCGTACGTGGGGCGTGCCGGATACCGCGGTGGCGCCCGTCGCTTCCGTCGCCCGCGCGCCGTCTTCCCCGTCCGCCACTACGGCGCGCGGCCCGGCGCCGGGGCGGACGCCGCGCCCGCGATCAATCGCGCCCTCGCCGCCGCCGGAAGGGCCGGCGGGGGCACGGTCCAGCTCGGACCGGGCGCGTACCGGATCGACGACGTCCTCCGGATCGCCCACGACGGCGTCGTCCTGCGCGGCGCGGGCAGCGGTCGCACCACGCTCGTCGCCACCCGCCACCTCACCGAGCTGATCGGCCCCTACGGCAGCCGCTACGGCGGGGACAAGTCCAGCTGGTCCTGGGCCGGCGGGCTCATCTGGCTGTGCCCGCAGCAGCGTTGGGACTCCCTCGTCGCCGCGATCAGGGCCGAGGACTGGCCCTTCGAGGGGTGGACCGGGAACAAGCGGGACCAGTGGCGCGCCCTCACCGCCGTCTCCCCCGCCCGCCGCGGCGACCGGTCCGTCCGCGTCACGGACCCCGCGCGCGTGCGCCCCGGCGACCTCGTCCTGCTCCGCCTCTCCGACGACCGCGGCCACACCCTCCTGGAGCACATGGCGGGCGGTGGCCCGGGCCCGGAGGCGTACGTCTGGGACGACAAGACGAAGCTGACGTCGTACGTCCCCTACGAATGGCCCGTACGGGTCGCCGGGGTGCGGGGGCGCGAGGTCGCCCTCGAACGGCCGCTGCCGCTCGACGTGCGGCCCGAGTGGGAGCCGCTCCTCACCACCCATGTGACCGCCCTGACCGGCTCCGGCGTCGAAGGGCTCACCCTGGAGGCCGTCCGGACGCCGCAGTCGCCGCACCTCCTCGACAAGGGGTTCAACGGCGTCACCTTCCAGTGCGCGTACGACTGCTGGGCCGACGACGTGCGCGTGCGCCACGTGGACAACGGCTTCGGGCTCGTCGCCGCGTCCGCCTGCACCCTGCGCCGCACCTCCGTCGGCGGGCGCGGCGCGCACCACCCGTACTTCTGCCGCGAGGGTTCGCACGACAACCTGATCGAGGACTTCCGTATCGAGCGGCGGACCGTGCCCGCCCCCGCGGGGACGCAGCTGCACGGCATCAACGTGGAGGGTCTGTCCTCGTACAACGTCTGGTCGCGCGGCCACATGGAGACGGGCACCTTCGACACGCACCGGGGCATGCCGTTCGCGAACGTCCGCACGGAGATCGTCGTCACCAACGACGGGCGGCACGGCGGCGACGCAAGCGCCGGGCCCCTCTACGGAGCCCGGTTCACCCACTGGAACGTCACTGTCGTCAACCAGCGCGCCGGACTGGTCAAAATTGACGGCATCGCGCCGTACAGCGCCACGGTCGGCATCTCCCACGTACGGGAGTTCGACCAGATCGACGTGCCGGACTTCTCCGGGGAGCTCAACTCCCGGATCGAGGCGTACGGTTCGCCCGCCGCCGTCCGGCCGCGGAATCTGTACGAGGCCCAGCGCGCCCTGGAGCGCTGA
- a CDS encoding DUF397 domain-containing protein, giving the protein MAEDRGAVSWRRSSYSNRDNDPNCCEVAVCPGVVLVRDSTRTDDPMLTFTRSAWLLALALFSDLGRYQARR; this is encoded by the coding sequence TTGGCTGAGGATCGGGGTGCGGTTTCCTGGCGGAGGAGTAGCTACAGCAACAGAGACAACGACCCAAATTGCTGTGAGGTGGCAGTGTGCCCCGGGGTGGTCTTGGTACGTGACTCGACGCGCACGGACGACCCCATGCTCACCTTCACCAGGAGTGCCTGGCTCTTGGCGCTAGCGTTGTTCTCGGACCTGGGGCGATACCAGGCGCGGCGATGA